In one Culex quinquefasciatus strain JHB chromosome 2, VPISU_Cqui_1.0_pri_paternal, whole genome shotgun sequence genomic region, the following are encoded:
- the LOC119766166 gene encoding uncharacterized protein K02A2.6-like, with product MIVAETRKDPVLQQVVSFLNESWPASAKLIADPDVRKFFARRDGLQVVDDCVMFGDRIVVPLKFRKRIIRQLHRGHPGMDRMKSLARSYVYWPNVADDVVQFVRQCKSCAAAAKSPTKATLESWPLPDRPWQRVHIDYAGPVDSYYYFVIVDAYSKWPEIFRTRAITATATLDMLRETCSRYGNPDVLVSDNGTQFTSGQFEEFCRANGVTHLRTAPYHPQSNGRAERFVESLKRGLKKLSEGEGSPTLEHLQTFLLVYRSTPNRNTPNMTSPAEAFLGRPVRTTLDLLKKPVPATPIAVNHKQNEQFNRRHGAVKREFKDDDLVYAEYHQRNTKSWIPGRVVERKGSINYIVQLDLEGRQRIEILVEEARPLLLADQEEPEAPIEIDIPVPDSPAPPALPGTEDPLEGGSGTNHFVLPEEDAVPADKPVTPPKPPTPILPVGPRRPVRPSRIPRWLNLYDISQGGDVAGLDLHS from the exons ATGATCGTGGCTGAGACGCGAAAGGATCCAGTTCTCCAGCAAGTGGTGAGTTTCCTCAACGAAAGTTGGCCAGCGAGCGCCAAGCTGATTGCTGACCCTGACGTCAGAAAGTTCTTCGCTCGGCGCGATGGACTGCAAGTCGTCGACGACTGTGTGATGTTCGGCGATCGGATCGTCGTGCCCCTCAAGTTCCGCAAACGGATCATTCGCCAACTGCATCGCGGACACCCAGGGATGGACCGCATGAAGTCTCTGGCCCGCAGCTACGTTTACTGGCCGAACGTAGCCGACGATGTGGTGCAGTTTGTTCGCCAGTGCAAATCATGCGCTGCTGCAGCGAAATCCCCGACGAAGGCGACCCTCGAGTCGTGGCCTCTCCCGGACAGGCCGTGGCAACGTGTCCACATCGACTACGCTGGACCAGTCGATAGTTACTACTACTTCGTCATCGTGGATGCCTACTCCAAGTGGCCCGAGATCTTCCGCACTCGTGCCATAACCGCAACTGCAACCCTGGACATGCTTCGTGAGACCTGTTCCCGTTACGGCAACCCGGACGTCCTGGTCTCAGACAACGGAACGCAGTTCACCAGCGGGCAGTTCGAGGAGTTTTGCCGTGCGAATGGTGTCACCCATCTCCGCACAGCGCCCTACCACCCGCAGTCAAACGGCCGTGCGGAGCGATTCGTTGAATCACTCAAACGTGGCCTCAAGAAGTTGAGTGAGGGGGAAGGCTCGCCCACACTGGAGCACTTGCAAACGTTCTTGTTAGTGTACCGTTCCACGCCCAATCGGAACACACCGAACATGACGTCTCCAGCTGAAGCATTCCTTGGACGACCGGTGCGCACCACACTGGACCTGCTGAAGAAGCCTGTTCCTGCCACACCGATCGCCGTCAACCACAAGCAGAACGAGCAGTTCAACCGTCGGCATGGAGCCGTCAAGCGCGAGTTCAAGGACGATGACCTGGTCTACGCCGAGTACCACCAGCGCAACACCAAGTCCTGGATTCCTGGCCGTGTCGTCGAACGGAAAGGTTCCATCAACTACATTGTGCAGCTGGACCTGGAAGGAAGACAGAGGATA GAGATCCTGGTCGAAGAAGCTCGACCGTTGCTGCTAGCTGACCAGGAAGAACCTGAAGCTCCCATCGAGATCGACATTCCTGTTCCGGACAGTCCCGCACCACCGGCCCTGCCTGGAACCGAAGATCCACTGGAAGGTGGATCTGGCACAAACCACTTTGTGCTGCCTGAAGAAGATGCCGTACCCGCCGACAAGCCCGTAACGCCGCCGAAGCCGCCGACACCGATACTTCCTGTTGGTCCACGCCGTCCCGTTCGACCGTCCAGGATTCCACGGTGGCTGAATTTGTACGACATCTCTCAAGGGGGAGATGTAGCAGGCCTTGACCTGCACAGCTGA
- the LOC119766165 gene encoding uncharacterized protein K02A2.6-like → MCRSTSTIFCTSVGSVNSTSYASPRSSPHLKAVRLLLRKLSTPVHEKYTNTVLPNHPRDFTLAQTVAKLKKLFGRQKSVFHARYQCLQYAKNDADDFTTYAATVNKHCEAFQLSKLSSDQFKALRFVCGLQSPRDADIRARLISKLEADETAAVEAAAAGAAAGDAGAAGVAACSRVTLENLVEECHRVANLKQDTLMVENKDARNVNIVSRNQKKPASGKPKPRKRPVGSAGTTTTCKQQGHKEGYCSSNKPTTSKQMKPKENVRSKGIFTVCNIGSKRKFVPVELNGTAVKLQHDSASDITIISQETWTSIGQPAARPTDESAVTASGSSLNLLAEFQTEITIGGVTKRGRIFISDSAELNVLGIETMDLFDLWSIPINNLVNAVHQRPDQVIEQLKQQFPEVFRSTLGRCTKAQVKLYLKPDARPTYCPKRPVAYAALPKVDAELQRLQDNGIISPVQFSDWAAPIVVVRKADNVSVRICGDYSTGLNNALESDRHPLPHPDDLFAELAGAHFFTHLDLSDAYLQVEVEEESRKLLIVKTHRGLFQYNRLPPGVKPAPGAFQRITNSMVAGIPGVKTYLDDILIAGRTREDHDRSLRAVLERVREYGFHLRIEKCRFALPQIKFLGHIVDKDGIRPDPSKTEAIAQMQPPKDVQQLRSYLGAINYYGRFVKQMKQLRAPLDNLLKKDAPWRWSAECQKSFEQFKAILLSDLLLTHYDPSKEIVVAADASKYGLGAVIMHRFPSGQVKAIAHASRSLTPAEMNYGQVEKEALALVFAVTRFHKMLYGRHFLLQTDHQPLLKVFGSKKGIPVYTANRLQRWALTFLLYDFDIQHVSTTAFGYADFLSRLMSSQSRPDEDYVIAAVYVESEARAILDD, encoded by the exons TGAGGTTGCTTCTACGGAAGCTCAGCACGCCCGTCCACGAAAAGTACACCAACACGGTTCTTCCCAACCATCCCCGGGATTTCACGCTGGCGCAGACCGTCGCGAAGCTCAAGAAGCTCTTCGGTCGGCAGAAATCCGTTTTCCACGCCCGTTACCAGTGCTTGCAGTACGCCAAGAACGACGCGGATGACTTCACGACCTATGCTGCCACAGTGAACAAACACTGTGAAGCGTTCCAGCTCTCCAAGCTTTCCTCGGACCAGTTCAAAGCGCTCCGGTTCGTCTGTGGACTCCAATCGCCACGGGACGCGGACATACGAGCCCGACTGATCTCCAAGCTTGAAGCCGACGAAACCGCAGCTGTCGAAGCAGCCGCAGCAGGCGCTGCCGCCGGCGACGCTGGCGCAGCAGGCGTTGCTGCCTGCAGCAGGGTGACCCTGGAGAACCTCGTGGAAGAGTGCCACCGTGTGGCCAACCTGAAGCAGGACACGCTGATGGTGGAGAACAAGGATGCACGCAACGTCAACATTGTGTCTCGCAACCAGAAGAAGCCTGCCTCGGGGAAACCAAAACCCCGAAAACGCCCTGTTGGAAGTGCGGGGACAACCACTAC ATGCAAGCAACAAGGACACAAAGAGGGCTATTGCTCCAGCAACAAGCCCACCACCTCGAAGCAGATGAAGCCCAAGGAGAACGTGAGGTCGAAAGGTATTTTCACGGTCTGCAACATCGGTAGCAAGCGGAAGTTCGTTCCGGTCGAGCTCAACGGCACAGCAGTCAAGCTCCAGCACGACTCGGCGTCCGACATCACCATCATTTCGCAAGAAACATGGACCAGCATCGGACAGCCAGCCGCTCGACCCACCGACGAATCTGCTGTCACGGCTTCCGGAAGCAGCCTCAACCTTCTCGCCGAGTTCCAGACCGAGATCACCATCGGAGGCGTCACCAAGCGTGGACGCATCTTCATCTCGGACAGCGCCGAACTCAACGTCCTCGGCATCGAGACGATGGATCTTTTCGATCTGTGGTCTATTCCGATCAACAACTTGGTCAACGCCGTGCACCAACGCCCCGACCAAGTCATCGAGCAACTCAAGCAGCAGTTTCCGGAGGTGTTCCGAAGCACGCTGGGTAGATGCACCAAAGCGCAGGTGAAGCTGTACCTCAAGCCCGACGCACGTCCAACCTACTGCCCGAAGCGACCAGTGGCGTACGCCGCTCTTCCGAAGGTGGACGCAGAACTGCAGCGGCTCCAGGACAACGGTATCATCTCGCCAGTTCAATTCTCGGACTGGGCAGCTCCGATAGTCGTCGTGCGCAAGGCGGACAACGTCTCCGTCAGGATTTGCGGTGACTACTCGACGGGGCTGAACAACGCGCTTGAATCTGACCGTCACCCGCTGCCTCACCCCGACGACCTCTTCGCGGAACTGGCTGGCGCACACTTCTTCACACATCTCGATTTGTCTGACGCCTACCTGCAGGTCGAGGTCGAAGAGGAATCGCGCAAGCTGCTCATCGTGAAAACGCATCGTGGCCTCTTCCAGTACAATCGACTGCCGCCTGGAGTCAAGCCGGCGCCTGGAGCCTTCCAGCGCATCACCAACAGCATGGTTGCCGGCATTCCTGGAGTCAAGACGTACCTGGACGACATCCTCATCGCTGGCCGCACCAGAGAGGATCACGATCGCAGTCTTCGCGCTGTTCTTGAGCGCGTGCGTGAGTATGGCTTTCACTTACGCATCGAAAAGTGCCGTTTCGCCCTGCCACAGATCAAGTTCCTCGGACACATCGTGGACAAAGACGGCATTCGGCCCGATCCATCCAAGACGGAGGCCATCGCCCAGATGCAGCCGCCGAAGGATGTCCAGCAGCTGAGGTCCTACCTCGGCGCAATCAACTACTACGGACGGTTCGTAAAGCAGATGAAGCAGCTCCGGGCTCCCCTGGACAACCTGCTCAAGAAGGACGCACCCTGGCGCTGGTCCGCAGAATGCCAGAAATCGTTCGAGCAGTTCAAGGCCATCCTGCTTTCCGATCTGCTGCTCACCCACTATGACCCGTCCAAGGAGATCGTTGTCGCAGCAGATGCATCGAAGTACGGCCTAGGCGCCGTCATCATGCACCGATTCCCGTCCGGTCAGGTGAAGGCCATCGCACACGCCTCTCGCTCACTGACGCCGGCGGAGATGAACTACGGACAAGTGGAGAAGGAAGCCCTGGCCCTGGTTTTCGCAGTCACGCGATTCCACAAGATGCTGTACGGACGCCACTTCCTCCTGCAAACCGATCATCAACCGCTGCTCAAGGTATTCGGCTCGAAGAAAGGCATTCCTGTCTACACGGCGAATCGTCTTCAACGCTGGGCCTTGACGTTCCTGCTGTACGACTTCGACATCCAGCACGTTTCGACGACGGCTTTCGGCTACGCTGATTTCCTCTCCCGGCTGATGTCATCCCAAAGCCGGCCAGATGAGGATTACGTGATTGCCGCAGTCTACGTCGAATCCGAAGCCAGAGCCATCCTCGACGACTGA